GCTGCTCATGATGAGATACTCGTCGGAAAAGCCTTTGTATTTTTCTGCGAAGTTCTCCTCGCCAGTGATGACCGAGTTTTCAAACATAGCTACCTTGAGGGCGGCATCCGTTTTATGAGGACCGAGAATATAGACCTCCGGCCCCCGCACCTTGCTGTTGTTTGGCGCGGAGTTGCAGTGGATGCTGATGAACACCTTGCCGCCGTAGCGGTTGGCGATCTGGCCGCGCTCCTTGAGTGGAATGAACCGGTCCTCCTTGCGGGTGTAGATCACCCTGACATCGGGCCACTTCTGCCTGATGAACATGCCGAGGTCGCGGGCGATATTCAGTGCCACATCCTTTTCGTGAGTGCCCTGCGTACCGATCGCGCCGGGGTCTTTGCCGCCATGGCCGGCGTCGATGACCACTGCGTCTAGCTTCCACTTGTCTACGTCACGGCTCAGCCCCTCCTGGATGCGGCGCTCTTTTTCCGACAAATGAATGGCTTCGACATCGACATCATTCATGATGGAGATGACATAATCATTTTTTGCCGCATCATACTTGAACGACGATGATTTGATCGAAGAGGTCGGAATATCGAGTGCAATGGTGAACTGCAAGGCCCCGCTGTCGAGAAGCTTCGGGCTGATCGATTTGATTGCCCCTTCCGGATAATTTCTCGCAAGGCGAGCAGGGTTTCCAGTGGCATTTTCAATGGTTAGATAGAGGATGCCACTGTTGTCCGGCCTGAGAAAAGAGGCATTACGCATGTCGCCGGAAGCTGAAAATCGTATAATGGCGCCGTTTGCACGGGTTTCGATCTTGATGTCGTCGATCGTGGTTTTTCCTCCGGCGGCGCGGGCATCGGTGCGGTTGTCCGATGACGGCGCGGCCTGTTCCGGCGGGTTTGGGGGGAGGGCATCATTAGGCAGGCGT
The nucleotide sequence above comes from Chlorobaculum tepidum TLS. Encoded proteins:
- a CDS encoding N-acetylmuramoyl-L-alanine amidase family protein → MKDSLSRQFIRPLSLLLFFVLFASRLLAGPSGKEAVLLHVTNGPEQGYTIKVQGSTRPDGVFLADIGSFARALRLGSVFDGKQMQIDEAFGDTVTSCILLEGSDFAVIASAAGDTPKRVLQLASAPVIRQDKVYLPVDQACRMFTLWLGRQLRYNASENRIDATLDSRRPDASLQSIGRLPNDALPPNPPEQAAPSSDNRTDARAAGGKTTIDDIKIETRANGAIIRFSASGDMRNASFLRPDNSGILYLTIENATGNPARLARNYPEGAIKSISPKLLDSGALQFTIALDIPTSSIKSSSFKYDAAKNDYVISIMNDVDVEAIHLSEKERRIQEGLSRDVDKWKLDAVVIDAGHGGKDPGAIGTQGTHEKDVALNIARDLGMFIRQKWPDVRVIYTRKEDRFIPLKERGQIANRYGGKVFISIHCNSAPNNSKVRGPEVYILGPHKTDAALKVAMFENSVITGEENFAEKYKGFSDEYLIMSSMAQSAFATQSTELAQDVLQRLSRNNSNNGLGVRQAGFMVLWTPSMPSILVETGYLSNPSEEKLLRDRKEQTKIAYAIFQGLQQYRSRYETRMTTAARPVN